The Branchiostoma lanceolatum isolate klBraLanc5 chromosome 10, klBraLanc5.hap2, whole genome shotgun sequence genome has a window encoding:
- the LOC136443051 gene encoding sepiapterin reductase-like, giving the protein MAAADMKVATFCVVTGASKGLGQAVAINLAETVGDGSLIVITARGEDGLNETKKKIESVAPHVTVKIVAGDIAGPYSDELHKRICDVPSPGSFKHAMIIHNAGSLGDVSKLTSELSDPKVITDYYQLNVSSVLCLNSQFFSATESIVRRTVVNITSLCALQPFKSWGLYCGGKAARDMIFKVLAQEQPAVRVLSYAPGPLQTEMVEEAAKKTADPDIRAFFVGLSKNRTALDPDVSTKKMVKLLQDNKFESGSHIDFYD; this is encoded by the exons ATGGCGGCTGCCGACATGAAAGTCGCGACTTTCTGTGTTGTCACCGGCGCCAGCAAAGGGCTCGGACAGGCTGTGGCCATCAACCTGGCTGAGACAGTCGGGGACGGTTCTCTCATTGTGATCACAGCCAGAGGGGAGGACGGTCTCAACGAAACGAAGAAGAAAATCGAGTCTGTGGCGCCCCATGTGACGGTGAAGATCGTGGCAGGGGACATAGCAGGGCCGTACAGCGACGAGCTTCACAAGCGGATCTGCGACGTACCCTCCCCGGGCAGTTTCAAACATGCCATGATCATCCACAATGCAG GTTCGCTAGGTGACGTTTCTAAGCTGACATCAGAACTATCCGACCCTAAAGTCATCACCGACTACTACCAGCTGAACGTTAGTAGCGTTCTGTGCTTGAACTCCCAGTTTTTCTCCGCTACCGAGTCGATCGTGCGGCGGACGGTGGTTAACATCACTTCCCTCTGCGCGCTGCAACCCTTCAAGTCCTGGGGGCTGTACTGTGGCGGGAAGGCGGCGAGAGACATGATATTCAAG GTGCTAGCCCAGGAACAGCCTGCCGTTAGAGTCCTCAGCTACGCGCCCGGCCCGCTACAGACGGAAATGGTGGAGGAGGCAGC GAAGAAGACTGCGGACCCAGACATCCGCGCGTTCTTCGTCGGTTTGTCTAAGAACCGGACGGCCCTGGATCCCGACGTGTCCACCAAGAAGATGGTCAAACTTCTCCAAGATAACAAGTTCGAGAGCGGAAGTCATATTGACTTTTATGATTGA
- the LOC136443289 gene encoding uncharacterized protein: MAEGDHGKGDAGHPDQNNAEHADMMEVEAEEPAPGGADGSGELSEFVMAHYNQQREEGRFEGNDDISAERTQNFMERALAESQRMSAEAAKSDQKRQDLYRRLGVPDMVDLTLEHASEVMVTIQNGDSPSR, encoded by the exons aTGGCGGAGGGTGACCATGGTAAAGGCGACGCCGGGCACCCGGACCAAAACAACGCCGAACATGCCGATATGATGGAGGTCGAGGCCGAGGAACCTGCGCCTGGCGGTGCAGATGGAAGCGGGGAACTGTCAGAGTTCGTCATGGCGCACTACAACCAACAGCGG GAGGAGGGCAGGTTCGAAGGAAACGATGACATCAGCGCAGAACGGACACAGAACTTCATGGAGAGGGCGCTGGCAGAGAGTCAGAG GATGAGTGCGGAGGCTGCGAAGTCTGACCAGAAGAGACAGGACCTGTACAGGAGACTGGGCGTACCGGACATGGTCGACCTCACGCTCGAGCACGCATCCGAGGTCATGGTCACCATACAGAACGGGGACAGTCCATCACGCTAA
- the LOC136443287 gene encoding uncharacterized protein — protein MFWSHMSVRLAAKMQYLWLYTCSVLFILSVIQPSVSVDPRAPCGLPLPKTYVVYKLLEREGGIDVDGRLDEQAWEDAPWTDSFVDIQGEDYPTPRYETFAKLRWDDTNLYVAGYLQEPDVFANQTKHDSVVFQDNDFEVFTDPDGNTHHYKEFEINAINTTWDLELSKPYLNGGNANSSWEMPTMKSGTFVEGPVNNPLVPNKYWMVELALPFKDMIHDCTVATAPPKHGDQWRINFSRVEWHVKNVDGHYEKVPDLPEDNWVWSPQHSINMHLPERWGIIQFSTDPVNTTKFQPSPNWPVYSNLVELYNAEKKFFAINGYFTSNLTQLELPDYVRKGKCASIPHVNVIKLYNFNATVKPFNSSLPKGNIRDDRLIWYS, from the exons ATGTTTTGGTCCCATATGAGTGTCAGACTGGCAGCTAAAATGCAGTATCTGTGGCTGTATACATGTTCTGTGCTGTTCATCCTGTCTGTAATCCAGCCGAGCGTTTCAGTCGACCCTCGAGCTCCTTGTGGCCTGCCCCTGCCCAAGACGTACGTGGTGTACAAGCTActggagagggaggggggcatcgaTGTGGACGGCAGGCTAGATGAACAGGCGTGGGAGGATGCGCCATGGACGGACAGTTTTGTAG ACATTCAAGGAGAAGACTACCCCACTCCACGGTATGAAACGTTCGCCAAGTTACGATGGGACGACACGAATCTGTACGTGGCGGGATATCTGCAAGAGCCAGACGTGTTTGCCAACCAGACGAAGCATGACTCAGTAG TATTCCAGGACAATGACTTTGAG gtGTTCACAGATCCAGATGGAAACACTCATCA TTACAAAGAGTTTGAAATCAATGCAATCAACACAACATGGGACCTGGAGCTAAGTAAG CCTTACCTGAATGGAGGCAATGCCAACAGTAGTTGGGAGATGCCAACAATGAAGTCAGGAACTTTTGTGGAGGGACCTGTCAACAATCCACTAGTACCAA ATAAGTACTGGATGGTGGAATTGGCACTTCCATTTAAGGACATGATTCATGACTGTACCGTGGCAACGGCCCCGCCCAAACACGGCGACCAATGGCGGATCAACTTCAGCAG GGTGGAGTGGCATGTAAAGAATGTCGATGGCCATTATGAAAAG GTACCTGATTTACCTGAAGATAATTGGGTGTGGTCTCCTCAGCACTCCATTAACATGCACCTACCTGAAAG ATGGGGTATAATCCAGTTTAGCACAGACCCAGTTAATACCACCAAGTTCCAGCCCAGCCCCAACTGGCCTGTCTACTCCAACCTTGTGGAGCTGTACAATGCTGAAAAG AAATTCTTTGCGATCAACGGCTACTTCACATCCAACCTGACCCAACTCGAGCTCCCAGACTACGTCAGGAAAGGGAAATGTGCGAGCATTCCTCACGTTAACGTCATCAAGCTTTACAACTTCAATGCCACAGTGAAACCATTCAACTCCTCCCTACCTAAAGGGAACATACGGGATGATAGACTTATCTGGTACTCCTGA
- the LOC136443288 gene encoding tripartite motif-containing protein 3-like → MEKTMFTPRKPFLASAHVPAVVKTDSLYHSEQIQNEKYVRKLRFGEEGIEQGQFLYPVGVTVSVEGEIFIADSGNQRIQVFTLQGTFVRQFPTVLSGRQNMQPHDMALDGEGNLWVVGNSMSANFAVRYNKHGKVLKKIDLQFTVWERGVTVDTRRNHILITRTTGDWYNTRAEVQVFRPDGTLIKTSCRQQGMRYPQNITVDGKGNILVTDYENACVYVYDEDGQFLFQFGGEGSGESQLQYPHGICTDRAGNIIMADSENGRVELFDETGKFLQHIATDMQEPWAVAMATQRQLVVTDVFDVSVSVFQTFGNLSKL, encoded by the coding sequence ATGGAGAAAACTATGTTTACACCGAGAAAACCATTTCTTGCCTCGGCACATGTTCCAGCAGTGGTGAAAACTGATAGTCTTTACCATAGTGAGCAAATTCAAAATGAGAAGTATGTACGAAAACTACGCTTTGGTGAGGAGGGGATAGaacaaggtcaatttttgtaccCTGTTGGAGTTACAGTGTCCGTTGAAGGGGAGATCTTTATAGCTGACAGCGGCAACCAGAGAATCCAAGTCTTCACCCTGCAGGGGACATTTGTCCGCCAGTTCCCAACGGTCCTATCAGGTCGACAGAACATGCAACCGCATGACATGGCTTTGGATGGGGAGGGaaacctgtgggtggtggggaaCTCAATGTCTGCAAACTTTGCTGTGCGGTACAACAAACATGGCAAAGTGCTGAAGAAGATTGATCTGCAGTTCACAGTGTGGGAAAGGGGAGTCACTGTGGACACCAGGAGGAACCACATCCTCATCACACGAACCACAGGGGACTGGTACAACACACGTGCGGAAGTGCAGGTGTTCAGGCCAGATGGGACATTAATAAAAACTTCATGTCGGCAGCAGGGGATGAGGTACCCTCAGAACATCACCGTGGACGGGAAAGGGAACATCCTTGTGACAGACTATGAAAATGCCTGTGTCTATGTGTACGATGAGGATGGACAGTTTCTGTTCCAGTTTGGAGGTGAGGGAAGTGGTGAGAGTCAGCTGCAGTACCCCCAtggcatctgtacagacagggCAGGTAACATCATCATGGCAGACAGTGAAAACGGCCGCGTGGAACTGTTTGACGAGACAGGAAAATTCCTCCAGCACATCGCTACAGACATGCAAGAGCCatgggctgttgccatggcaacacagagGCAGCTGGTAGTGACTGACGTTTTTGATGTTTCCGTTTCCGTTTTCCAAACCTTTGGAAACCTTTCAAAGCTTTAG